One Temnothorax longispinosus isolate EJ_2023e chromosome 8, Tlon_JGU_v1, whole genome shotgun sequence genomic region harbors:
- the LOC139817839 gene encoding maspardin, which produces MSYSSELSRSQEYLSFRSSVPLRKIVVDADGTKGWKVYDSNPKTIKCPLICLPPVCGTADIFFRQILSLAAKGYRVISAEAPVYWSIKEWCDGFRKLLDYLELDKVHLFGASLGGFLAQKFTEINAHCPRVVSLVLCNTFTDTSVFSYNDSAAVFWILPSLVLKKMVMGNFATEQVDGEIIEAIDFMVERLESLTQPELASRLTMNCINCYVQPQKICHLPVTIIDVFDEYALSNAVREEMYKCYPNAKLAHLKSGGNFPYLSRSAEVNLHLQIHLRQFEGTEYTALEKIKI; this is translated from the exons ATGTCGTACTCGAGCGAGCTGTCACGCTCTCAGGAATATCTGAGCTTTCGCAGCTCCGTACCGCTTAGGAAAATCGTTGTCGACGCCGACGGCACTAAG GGATGGAAGGTGTACGATTCTAATCCAAAAACTATCAAGTGCCCACTCATATGTCTTCCACCCGTCTGTGGTAcagctgatattttttttaggcaAATATTGAGTCTGGCTGCCAAAGGTTACAGAGTTATCTCG GCTGAGGCGCCGGTATATTGGAGTATAAAGGAATGGTGCGACGGATTCAGAAAACTGTTAGATTACCTGGAACTTGACAAAGTCCATCTTTTTGGCGCTTCCCTAG gTGGCTTTCTGGCACAGAAATTTACAGAGATAAATGCACACTGTCCCAGAGTGGTATCTCTGGTTTTGTGCAATACTTTTACAGACACGTCTGTATTTAGTTACAATGATTCCGCAGCAGT CTTTTGGATTTTACCTTCGTTGGTACTGAAGAAAATGGTAATGGGAAATTTTGCAACGGAGCAAGTTGACGGAGAGATTATAGAGGCAATTGATTTTATGGTAGAACGG cTGGAAAGTTTAACGCAACCCGAATTAGCGTCCCGTTTAACAATGAATTGCATAAATTGTTATGTACAACCTCAGAAAATATGCCATTTACCTGTGACAATAATAGATGTTTTCGACGAATATGCGTTATCAAATGCAGTTAGagaagaaatgtataaatgttATCCAAATGCAAAACTAGCACACTTGAAAAGCGGTGGaaattttccatatttaaGTCGATCCGCCGaagttaatttacatttgcag ATTCACTTAAGACAGTTTGAAGGTACGGAGTATACGGCTTTAGAGAAGATTAAGATTTAG